From Haliotis asinina isolate JCU_RB_2024 chromosome 8, JCU_Hal_asi_v2, whole genome shotgun sequence, a single genomic window includes:
- the LOC137294627 gene encoding uncharacterized protein, whose protein sequence is MDFNTTVDFQTLRGQYSSHLNPVLTVFTVVGVLLNLTSVLVKALLKFAMPHTWKLSCLLLDVSHFTLGLGLALLLCYIRFQAESLCKAAGFFLMVGVLDCVCIYLISNVIILFVQYPEKLTGYSHYQKWTIPAMLVPEKVFTVLLALFPFLPISYFNDNDDPYVITCLPVRETDAKGSGYGAALMFISWVVLGIAVIVCMVTTFRLWKSSGGRIHASSPNIWQMMMLSQGKTYQRFLLLEQLVWMVVLFMTTVIIYTNTSRLLVPQWIAVVALSVSTFFHAVLSNIVTILWSTLCCRTKQQTKEPYQKLKKLELLKIEAPGKLRMKATWSVGKGVYRRGLLKVYGVDHLKAWAQEIVILGMMRKTQSASLLQCLWTNSGNPYFETMTLITGEIIPGESRLICFEFTNSGTLDDFLHHLDMPLPEPCQRTIIHDIAEGLSCLHNHNILHHKLTAASVFLKGSVQCMVLRAALGDFEAAQIYGSLQGGSSSSSHVSKKQFFLPDIRAFALVALEIIGFVCKKRQDEKQPFRKTRSEIVVSSQKGSSSKPREYVQDMAHKSRSLDERAILEETGFSKVPPFGSLINVKETNPHLNVPEEQDSWAQPVTSVRITSKHNEVRHSEREPISRHSTDDVHWQKEVVPYVSPRGYAHANPSLVFRAGSPLHEHDYEEIEEITEKIQRDQIAIQQIRYPRKNDTMAVERSRKDYPSGAHYSVPTDVRNPRFIDQTQKPALPNRNPTGGGVFHRSDPLRFSASSISTLEDIEEDLPEMTGEGKHVAATLKDLWLKKEADKKERLLTSYNERMKKELKDVFSRRIRKRKDQGVSREAVQEISRPLSARSYHGNETTLVVPLTVGETETHFGDAKQRRPQTARPTQQQISEGSGKPVPRRPAPPPPRPVTAAATTRPQTPGHGIKKTQARMKLKKALGQKQGSQLTTANVNNTRGQGAAIVEMKYASVKKIPQIKDSLQDSVGERQPPPRPQNVHPKPPTVGHFSSFSSNDSLGSSFYKNSPRKADVSLTSGELTSLSSQADTTLPEHNMEEVTELPPTHETKVGQKGGKIIDSGFDSASITSEISCDVSMADERSCSCPSGSYTTETCSCQCSITPTSGMHTKPLYDSRASWSKTDSFSSYDSTDLDQKLERLRNGDVCPSKDVIGPDEQYPMLAAAAKPDRTAHQTPCSPHQNRKHVGKVVTKTQRTRRHDFGSASKRYKELRKKGIPLRVSVVSSASSQDVSDATDWDSYMESTAEVIEEEDDSIVDDNDDAIFSALDSQGVFEPSDTDSSMGVRPLHHSKPVAVVHGTKRPRDTDNRTNAMILEDIIRELPDEITGASSMDDETRSFLHYSEPKAEFKDEDEEEIVDMAIEIPYKPSSVLDAELVIDRLFTKRNTLKHKGSLQDVMDPILGFDENLIRELASPTGSTGKTDLPEQMLKGVTKTHVQACRELSNKVPLVPFAELFPASNGQFRVLRSRLEQVGNFGTIGKQLLDCVQLCWVSDSPPSASELVSRLLDTVTETEL, encoded by the exons ATGGACTTTAATACTACTGTGGACTTCCAAACCCTCCGAGGACAGTATTCGTCTCATCTAAACCCAGTCCTTACAGTATTCACGGTAGTGGGGGTACTGTTAAACCTAACGTCCGTCCTGGTGAAGGCCCTGCTGAAGTTTGCCATGCCTCACACCTGGAAGCTGTCATGTCTTCTACTGGACGTTTCTCACTTCACTCTGGGGCTGGGTCTAGCTCTACTGCTCTGTTACATCAGATTCCAGGCAGAGAGTTTATGTAAAGCAGCAGGTTTCTTCCTCATGGTCGGCGTCCTTGACTGCGTGTGCATCTACCTCATCTCCAACGTCATCATCCTGTTCGTGCAATACCCAGAAAAACTGACGGGGTATTCTCATTACCAAAAATGGACTATTCCGGCCATGTTGGTTCCGGAGAaggtttttactgtccttcttgCTCTCTTCCCCTTCCTCCCCATCAGCTACTTCAACGACAACGATGACCCCTACGTGATCACCTGTCTTCCCGTCCGGGAGACTGACGCAAAGGGATCGGGGTATGGCGCAGCTCTTATGTTCATCTCGTGGGTCGTCCTGGGCATTGCCGTCATCGTGTGTATGGTGACCACATTCAGATTGTGGAAGAGCTCCGGAGGGAGGATCCACGCCTCATCTCCGAACATCTGGCAGATGATGATGCTGAGCCAGGGCAAGACGTATCAGAG GTTTCTCCTCTTGGAGCAGTTGGTGTGGATGGTAGTGTTGTTCATGACGACAGTCATCATCTACACCAACACATCGAGACTGCTGGTTCCCCAGTGGATCGCCGTCGTCGCCCTCAGTGTCAGCACCTTCTTTCACGCCGTCCTCAGCAACATTGTCACCATCCTGTGGAGCACTCTCTGCTGCAGGACAAAGCAACAGACCAAAGAACCTTATCAGAAGCTGAAGAAACTAGAGCTGTTGAAAATAGAG GCCCCTGGCAAGTTACGCATGAAGGCTACCTGGTCTGTGGGTAAGGGCGTGTACAGGCGTGGGCTGCTGAAGGTGTATGGGGTGGACCACCTGAAGGCGTGGGCCCAGGAGATCGTCATCCTGGGAATGATGAGGAAGACGCAGAGCGCCAGCTTGCTGCAGTGTCTGTGGACCAACAGCGGAAACCCTTACTTCGAGACCATGACCCTGATCACCGGGGAGATCATACCTGGAGAGTCAAG ACTCATCTGCTTCGAGTTCACCAACAGCGGCACCCTGGACGACTTCCTGCACCATCTCGACATGCCGCTGCCGGAGCCATGTCAGAGAACCATCATCCACGACATTGCAGAGGGTCTCTCCTGCCTCCACAATCACAACATCCTCCACCACAAACTCACTGCGGCTTCAGTCTTCCTCAAGGGATCCGTACAG TGCATGGTGCTACGGGCGGCTCTCGGGGACTTCGAAGCTGCCCAGATCTACGGTTCACTCCAAGGCGGGTCGTCCTCCAGTTCACATGTCAGCAAGAAACAGTTCTTCCTCCCTGACATACGGGCGTTTGCCCTTGTTGCCTTGGAGATCATCGGATTCGTGTGCAAAAAGAGGCAGGACGAAAAACAGCCATTCAGAAAAACTCGAAGTGAGATCGTAGTTAGCTCCCAGAAAGGTAGCAGTTCTAAACCCCGTGAATATGTTCAAGACATGGCACATAAATCCCGCAGTTTAGACGAACGGGCTATTCTAGAAGAAACCGGATTCAGTAAAGTTCCTCCTTTCGGTTCTCTGATAAACGTGAAAGAAACAAATCCGCATCTCAACGTTCCAGAAGAACAAGATTCGTGGGCACAGCCAGTGACTTCTGTAAGGATTAcaagtaaacataatgaagtgAGACACAGTGAACGTGAACCCATCAGTCGACATTCCACTGATGATGTCCACTGGCAGAAGGAAGTTGTTCCTTATGTTTCTCCTAGAGGATATGCCCACGCGAACCCTTCGTTGGTATTCAGGGCAGGATCTCCTCTGCATGAACATGATTATGAAGAGATAGAAGAAATCACAGAAAAAATTCAAAGGGATCAAATTGCAATTCAGCAAATCCGTTACCCACGAAAGAATGACACTATGGCAGTCGAAAGGTCCCGGAAGGATTACCCGAGTGGTGCGCATTATTCAGTACCTACAGATGTACGTAATCCTCGTTTCATTGACCAGACACAGAAACCAGCTTTGCCCAATAGGAATCCAACAGGAGGTGGAGTTTTTCACAGGTCCGACCCGCTCCGGTTCTCCGCTTCCTCAATCAGTACCTTGGAAGACATTGAGGAGGACTTGCCGGAGATGACTGGGGAAGGCAAACATGTTGCTGCCACTTTGAAAGATCTGTGGCTCAAAAAGGAGGCAGATAAGAAAGAACGGTTACTGACGTCCTACAATGAGAGAATGAAGAAAGAGCTGAAAGATGTTTTCTCCAGGAGGATCAGAAAGAGGAAAGACCAGGGTGTGTCCAGAGAGGCAGTGCAGGAAATCTCACGACCTTTGTCAGCACGGAGTTACCATGGCAATGAGACAACGCTTGTTGTTCCCCTTACTGTAGGTGAAACAGAGACACATTTTGGTGATGCTAAACAGAGGAGACCACAAACTGCTCGTCCCACTCAACAACAGATATCTGAGGGATCGGGTAAGCCTGTGCCTCGACGTCCTGCACCTCCTCCACCACGGCCTGTCACAGCAGCAGCAACGACTCGCCCGCAAACACCAGGTCATGGGATTAAGAAAACACAGGCTAGGATGAAACTTAAAAAGGCATTGGGGCAGAAACAAGGTTCTCAGTTAACCACTGCTAATGTTAACAATACTCGGGGTCAGGGTGCAGCCATTGTTGAAATGAAGTATGCATCAGTGAAAAAGATTCCCCAAATAAAGGACTCCTTACAGGATTCTGTGGGTGAACGCCAACCACCTCCACGCCCACAAAATGTTCATCCTAAACCTCCCACAGTAGGGCATTTTTCAAGCTTCAGCAGTAATGATAGTTTAGGCAGCAGTTTCTATAAGAACTCTCCCAGGAAAGCGGACGTGTCCCTTACCAGTGGGGAGCTCACGTCTCTGTCCTCTCAGGCAGACACAACTCTACCTGAGCATAATATGGAGGAGGTCACTGAGCTTCCTCCCACGCACGAAACCAAAGTTGGACAAAAGGGTGGAAAGATTATTGACAGTGGCTTCGATAGTGCATCGATTACCAGCGAGATTTCTTGCGATGTTTCAATGGCTGATGAGAGGTCTTGTTCCTGCCCATCTGGAAGCTACACGACTGAGACGTGTAGTTGTCAGTGTTCAATCACACCAACATCAGGTATGCATACCAAGCCGTTGTATGACAGCCGGGCATCGTGGAGTAAAACCGATTCCTTTTCATCCTACGACTCAACAGACTTGGATCAAAAGCTTGAGAGACTCCGTAATGGAGATGTGTGTCCTTCAAAGGATGTGATAGGTCCAGATGAACAGTACCCTATGTTGGCTGCTGCAGCCAAGCCTGATAGGACAGCTCACCAAACACCGTGTAGTCCACATCAGAACAGGAAACATGTTGGTAAAGTTGTGACCAAGACCCAGCGTACAAGGAGGCATGATTTCGGATCCGCAAGTAAACGCTACAAAGAACTCAGAAAGAAGGGCATTCCTTTGAGAGTGTCTGTAGTATCAAGTGCTTCCTCACAGGATGTATCTGATGCCACAGACTGGGACTCGTATATGGAGTCTACGGCTGAGGTTATTGAAGAGGAGGACGATAGtattgttgatgataatgatgatgcgATTTTCAGTgctcttgactcacaaggggtgTTTGAACCTTCAGACACTGATTCCTCTATGGGTGTGAGACCTCTGCACCACTCGAAACCTGTAGCAGTGGTGCATGGAACCAAGAGACCTCGCGATACAGACAATAGAACCAATGCAATGATCCTAGAAGATATTATTCGAGAACTACCTGATGAAATAACAGGAGCATCATCAATGGATGATGAAACACGGTCCTTCCTACATTACTCTGAACCTAAAGCGGAATTCAAAGATGAGGATGAGGAGGAGATTGTGGACATGGCAATAGAGATTCCATATAAACCGTCCTCAGTGTTGGATGCGGAGTTAGTTATAGATAGGCTGTTCACGAAGAGAAATACCTTGAAACACAAGGGGAGCCTACAGGATGTGATGGACCCTATACTAGGGTTTGATGAGAATCTTATCAGAGAGTTAGCGAGCCCCACCGGTTCCACTGGTAAGACGGACCTCCCTGAACAGATGCTGAAAGGGGTGACTAAGACACATGTACAGGCGTGTAGAGAACTGTCCAATAAGGTACCACTGGTGCCCTTCGCGGAATTGTTTCCGGCTTCTAATGGTCAGTTCAGAGTGCTCAGGTCAAGGCTCGAGCAGGTGGGGAACTTTGGAACAATTGGAAAGCAG CTGTTGGACTGTGTCCAGTTGTGTTGGGTGAGTGACAGTCCGCCATCGGCATCCGAGCTAGTCAGTAGACTACTGGACACGGTCACGGAGACAGAACTCTGA